One region of Glutamicibacter sp. B1 genomic DNA includes:
- a CDS encoding AMP-dependent synthetase/ligase: MQEVSVELLTELAPEVNTTNLLLDRVAAGADQPLFRVQREDTWHDVNARDFLRDVKRLATTLINDGLQPGDKVAIVSRTRYEWALAEEAIWFAGGVSVPIYETSSPFQIEWILRDSSARVVFAEDHDLRANVRQAVAQLGEEVRVHIFEGSDRDDKSLIPSAGLHHLLVDPQEVDEQLIESRRSSMKLDDVATMVYTSGTTGRPKGCNMSHSNFAMVAHNLAGHMLDILGDHRPTLMFLPLAHVLARAVQQTCIHGGSIIAHSSSMANLVQDMAAVKPGFLLAVPRVFEKIRTTALASAESSGKAELFLKAEKTAIEVSKIRDARTRGLKTRMPLSLRARHALFNKVLYPKLRGVFGGECGYAISGASALNEDLAHFFRGAGIQLVEGYGLTETTAPATVNQASRTRVGTVGRPIPGTSVRIAEDGEILIKGIGVFSSYHNNPKATAEVFDAEGYFKTGDTGFLDDDGYLKVTGRKKELIVTAGGKNVSPGPLEEMVRAGRIVAQCVLVGEQRPFITAMVTLDREELVLWGKAKGLGKLTLEQAAVHPEVIAEVQSYVNTANLTVSKAESIRKFVVLDEEFTEASGHLTNSLKLKRQRVLDEFDDQIQALYTK, from the coding sequence ATGCAAGAAGTATCAGTCGAGCTACTTACTGAGTTAGCGCCAGAGGTTAATACGACGAATCTTCTCCTCGATCGGGTCGCAGCAGGTGCAGACCAACCGTTGTTTCGTGTGCAGCGTGAGGACACCTGGCATGATGTGAATGCAAGAGACTTCCTGAGGGATGTGAAACGACTGGCCACCACCCTGATCAACGACGGGCTTCAGCCAGGAGACAAGGTCGCGATCGTCTCGCGCACGCGCTACGAGTGGGCCTTGGCAGAAGAAGCGATCTGGTTTGCTGGTGGCGTCTCAGTGCCCATCTACGAAACGTCTAGCCCTTTTCAGATCGAATGGATCCTGCGCGATTCTTCAGCCCGCGTCGTCTTCGCTGAAGATCATGACTTGCGCGCCAATGTGCGTCAGGCCGTGGCGCAATTGGGCGAAGAAGTTCGCGTCCATATTTTTGAAGGATCAGACCGGGACGATAAGTCACTGATCCCTTCGGCCGGTTTACATCACTTATTGGTAGATCCCCAAGAAGTTGATGAGCAGCTCATCGAATCCCGTCGTTCCTCGATGAAACTCGATGATGTAGCCACCATGGTCTACACCTCTGGCACCACAGGACGCCCCAAGGGATGCAATATGTCCCACTCTAACTTCGCGATGGTTGCCCATAACCTGGCCGGGCACATGCTCGATATCCTTGGCGATCACCGTCCTACTTTGATGTTCTTGCCGCTGGCCCACGTGCTAGCCCGTGCCGTACAGCAGACCTGTATTCACGGTGGCTCGATCATTGCTCACTCCAGCTCCATGGCCAACCTCGTTCAAGATATGGCAGCCGTGAAGCCTGGATTCTTGCTGGCAGTACCGCGCGTGTTCGAAAAGATTCGCACCACCGCACTGGCCTCGGCCGAGAGCAGCGGCAAAGCAGAGCTATTTTTGAAGGCAGAGAAGACCGCCATCGAGGTCTCCAAAATCCGTGATGCCCGAACCCGCGGGCTCAAAACACGCATGCCACTGTCGCTTCGTGCCCGCCATGCACTCTTCAACAAGGTGCTGTATCCAAAGCTACGCGGCGTCTTTGGCGGAGAGTGTGGCTACGCGATTTCTGGTGCCAGTGCCCTGAACGAAGACCTGGCGCACTTCTTCCGTGGCGCCGGTATTCAGCTGGTCGAAGGTTATGGGCTGACCGAGACCACCGCACCTGCCACGGTGAATCAGGCCTCCCGCACCCGAGTCGGCACGGTAGGACGCCCTATCCCCGGAACCAGTGTCAGGATTGCCGAGGACGGCGAGATCCTGATCAAGGGAATTGGTGTCTTCTCCAGCTACCACAACAATCCCAAGGCCACAGCAGAAGTCTTTGACGCTGAAGGATACTTCAAAACCGGTGACACCGGTTTCCTAGATGATGACGGGTACCTCAAGGTCACCGGACGCAAGAAGGAACTCATTGTCACTGCCGGTGGCAAAAACGTCTCCCCCGGCCCCCTAGAGGAAATGGTCCGTGCAGGACGTATCGTGGCCCAGTGCGTGCTCGTGGGTGAGCAACGTCCGTTCATCACCGCCATGGTGACCTTAGATCGTGAAGAACTGGTTCTTTGGGGCAAAGCCAAGGGGCTTGGAAAACTGACTTTGGAGCAGGCTGCCGTGCACCCCGAGGTCATTGCCGAGGTTCAAAGCTACGTGAACACCGCAAATCTTACGGTGTCTAAGGCAGAATCTATCCGTAAGTTTGTGGTCCTCGATGAGGAATTCACCGAGGCTTCCGGTCACCTGACCAATTCGTTGAAGCTCAAACGCCAGCGCGTCCTCGATGAATTCGATGATCAGATCCAAGCGCTCTACACTAAGTAG
- a CDS encoding dolichyl-phosphate-mannose--protein mannosyltransferase, with protein sequence MGISTLNSADTGHVRSMRQAFTFESLKQRLLPTVTLSGPLLWIIPLAVTLLAGLLRFVNLAHPHMLIFDETYYVKDAFSLLQSGYEREWADDSDAQFIAGDPQLTNDPSFVVHPPLGKWLIGLGMLLFGDFNGFGWRFSTALFGTLSVLLVTLCARLLFGSHTLGGIAGLLMAIDGHSIVMSRSALLDIFLMFFVIAAFYALLKDRVHGRTQLAKKLSVPAGNRPDDFLLAQGPMIWWRPWRLVAAVMLGGAVGIKWSALSFVAVFCIMAVLWDFAARRTAGIHHWQRAAFTRDGIYSFFTMIPLMLITYLSTWTGWLITSGGRYRQWAKEHPGEGVSWLPAPLRSLWHYHQAGYEFHTGLTSEHGWQSSPWTWPFAGRPVLFYFEGYDQGVNGCDLKRCTEVITDLPNPLLWWACSISMFLLILWWIGARDWRAGAILSSAVAGFLPWLMYPERTMFFFYTLPLVPFMILSLTYMIGRFIPREPNSGPVYRARIIVVTLVMVLFLLTSAFFWSIWSGQMIADDLWRMHVWIPSWG encoded by the coding sequence ATGGGCATCTCGACTCTTAACTCCGCGGATACTGGCCACGTTCGCTCCATGCGACAGGCCTTCACTTTCGAGAGCCTGAAACAGCGGCTTCTCCCTACCGTTACGCTCAGCGGACCACTGCTGTGGATCATCCCGCTAGCGGTAACGTTGCTGGCCGGCCTCCTGCGTTTTGTTAATCTTGCGCATCCGCACATGCTGATCTTTGACGAGACCTATTACGTTAAAGACGCGTTCTCACTGTTGCAAAGTGGTTATGAACGCGAATGGGCTGACGATAGCGACGCACAGTTCATCGCCGGTGATCCGCAGCTGACGAACGACCCATCTTTTGTCGTACATCCGCCCTTAGGCAAGTGGCTCATCGGCCTGGGGATGTTGCTCTTCGGTGACTTCAACGGCTTCGGTTGGAGATTCAGTACTGCTCTCTTCGGCACCCTTTCGGTACTGCTTGTCACCCTGTGCGCTCGATTGCTTTTCGGTTCACATACCTTGGGCGGTATCGCAGGGCTCTTGATGGCCATCGACGGTCACTCCATCGTGATGTCGCGTTCCGCGCTCTTGGATATTTTCCTGATGTTCTTCGTGATCGCAGCGTTTTATGCGTTGCTCAAGGACCGAGTTCACGGGCGCACCCAATTAGCTAAAAAACTTTCCGTGCCTGCTGGTAATAGGCCCGATGACTTCCTGCTCGCCCAAGGCCCGATGATCTGGTGGCGCCCCTGGCGACTAGTTGCCGCGGTGATGCTCGGTGGCGCTGTGGGTATCAAATGGTCAGCATTGTCCTTTGTTGCTGTTTTCTGCATTATGGCAGTGCTGTGGGACTTTGCTGCACGGCGCACCGCGGGGATCCACCACTGGCAGCGGGCAGCTTTCACCCGCGATGGAATCTACTCGTTCTTCACGATGATTCCGCTGATGCTCATCACTTACCTGTCGACCTGGACTGGTTGGTTAATCACTTCCGGTGGACGCTATCGACAGTGGGCGAAAGAGCACCCCGGTGAAGGGGTCAGTTGGCTGCCCGCACCGTTGCGGTCGCTGTGGCACTATCACCAGGCAGGCTATGAATTCCATACTGGACTGACCTCAGAACACGGCTGGCAGTCCTCGCCATGGACTTGGCCTTTTGCCGGCCGCCCAGTGCTGTTCTACTTTGAAGGTTACGACCAGGGCGTGAACGGTTGCGATCTGAAGCGTTGCACCGAAGTCATTACAGACCTACCCAACCCTCTGTTGTGGTGGGCTTGCTCCATCAGTATGTTCTTGTTGATCCTGTGGTGGATCGGCGCCCGCGATTGGCGTGCCGGTGCGATCTTGTCTTCGGCTGTGGCTGGCTTCCTGCCGTGGCTGATGTATCCAGAACGTACGATGTTCTTCTTCTACACCCTGCCGTTGGTTCCGTTCATGATTCTTTCGTTGACGTATATGATTGGCAGGTTCATTCCGCGTGAGCCAAACAGTGGTCCCGTCTACCGAGCACGCATTATCGTAGTCACCCTCGTGATGGTGTTGTTCCTACTCACTTCGGCTTTCTTCTGGTCAATTTGGTCGGGACAAATGATTGCAGATGACCTGTGGCGAATGCACGTGTGGATCCCTAGCTGGGGCTAA
- the rsmI gene encoding 16S rRNA (cytidine(1402)-2'-O)-methyltransferase: MQISENEGVIVLGATPIGNLSDASPRLREIMASADIIAAEDTRNFHHLAQALGIKITAKVMSLHEHNEAHKLSEVIDLAAQGATVLVVSDAGMPAVSDPGYPLVAAALSAGIRVTAVPGPSAVLTALSLSGLPTGRFTFEGFLPRKAGERRKRLDSLLSEERTMVFFEAPHRLSDFLEAAIEAFGEDRQAAVARELTKKFEEVRRDSLGALKQWAEEGVRGEIVVVVHGAQAAEPATVEELLPKVAELVEQGTRMKQAVGEIAEKFGVKKRDLYEAVLAQRHEAD; this comes from the coding sequence GTGCAGATCTCAGAGAATGAGGGCGTTATCGTCCTCGGTGCTACCCCAATTGGCAATCTATCCGATGCTTCGCCTCGTCTACGAGAGATAATGGCCAGCGCGGATATTATCGCGGCCGAGGATACGAGGAACTTCCATCACCTGGCCCAAGCGCTGGGAATCAAGATCACTGCCAAGGTCATGAGTCTTCATGAGCACAACGAAGCACACAAACTTTCAGAAGTCATCGACCTCGCCGCCCAAGGGGCCACCGTACTGGTTGTCTCCGACGCCGGAATGCCCGCCGTATCTGATCCCGGCTACCCGCTGGTGGCTGCCGCACTGAGTGCCGGTATTCGGGTGACTGCGGTGCCGGGGCCATCGGCTGTTCTCACCGCACTGTCACTATCGGGGCTTCCCACCGGACGTTTCACCTTTGAAGGGTTCTTGCCACGCAAGGCAGGGGAACGACGCAAGCGACTGGATTCTTTGCTGAGTGAAGAACGCACGATGGTGTTTTTTGAAGCCCCACACCGCCTCAGCGATTTCCTAGAAGCAGCCATCGAAGCCTTCGGTGAAGACCGCCAGGCAGCGGTCGCCAGAGAATTGACCAAGAAGTTTGAAGAGGTCCGTCGCGACTCTCTCGGTGCGCTGAAACAATGGGCTGAAGAAGGGGTCCGGGGCGAGATTGTTGTGGTGGTCCATGGTGCGCAAGCAGCAGAGCCTGCCACGGTTGAAGAGCTCTTGCCCAAGGTCGCTGAACTGGTGGAGCAAGGTACTCGAATGAAGCAAGCTGTTGGTGAAATCGCTGAGAAGTTCGGTGTGAAAAAGCGCGATCTTTATGAAGCTGTTTTGGCGCAACGTCACGAAGCGGATTAA
- a CDS encoding NAD-dependent succinate-semialdehyde dehydrogenase: MSITAQREAELLAKVPTGLLINGEWRDASDGGTFDVLDPATGEKLLTLASATSEDALAALDAADAVQAEWALTAPRERAEILRRAFDLVTERKDDFALLMSLEMGKPLAEAYGEVTYGAEFLRWFSEETVRHYGRYVTTPEGKNKVLVHHKPVGPCLLITPWNFPLAMATRKVGPAVAAGCTMVLKPAKLTPLTSQLFAATMMEAGLPAGVLNVVSGASASKISGPLMQDDRLRKVSFTGSTPVGKQLMKDAADKVLRTSMELGGNAPFIVFEDADLDAAVEGAMAAKMRNMGEACTAANRFLVHADVAEEFTAKFAAAMKALKPGRGTEADTTVGPLVEEKARDEVHALVEAAVSAGATAITGGAPVEGPGYFYQPTVLANVANDAKILTQEIFGPVAPVTTFTSEEEAIKLANSTEYGLASYIYSQDFNRMFRVSEQIEFGLVGFNAGVISNAAAPFGGVKQSGLGREGGAEGLAEYTTVQYIGIADPYAAKK; the protein is encoded by the coding sequence ATGTCGATCACTGCCCAGCGCGAAGCAGAACTGCTTGCAAAGGTTCCAACCGGTCTTTTGATCAATGGCGAATGGCGCGATGCCTCGGATGGCGGCACGTTTGACGTGCTGGATCCAGCCACCGGAGAAAAATTGCTGACCCTGGCCAGCGCTACGAGCGAAGATGCTCTGGCCGCCTTGGACGCAGCTGATGCAGTTCAGGCTGAATGGGCTTTGACCGCACCACGCGAGCGTGCTGAAATCTTGCGCCGCGCCTTTGACCTGGTCACCGAACGCAAAGATGACTTTGCCCTGCTGATGAGCCTAGAAATGGGCAAGCCACTGGCTGAGGCCTACGGCGAAGTGACCTATGGTGCAGAGTTCCTGCGCTGGTTCTCCGAAGAGACCGTGCGCCACTATGGCCGCTACGTCACCACCCCTGAGGGCAAGAACAAGGTTCTCGTTCACCACAAGCCAGTAGGCCCATGCCTGCTGATCACCCCATGGAACTTCCCGCTGGCAATGGCTACCCGCAAGGTTGGCCCAGCAGTAGCCGCAGGTTGCACCATGGTGCTCAAGCCAGCCAAGCTGACCCCACTGACTTCCCAGCTGTTCGCCGCCACCATGATGGAAGCTGGCCTGCCAGCAGGTGTGCTGAACGTGGTTTCCGGTGCTTCAGCCTCGAAGATCTCCGGCCCATTGATGCAGGATGACCGCCTACGCAAGGTCTCATTTACCGGCTCCACCCCAGTGGGCAAGCAGCTGATGAAGGATGCTGCAGACAAGGTACTGCGCACCTCGATGGAACTGGGTGGTAACGCTCCATTCATCGTCTTCGAAGATGCTGACCTGGATGCAGCGGTTGAAGGCGCCATGGCAGCGAAGATGCGCAACATGGGTGAGGCTTGCACCGCAGCGAACCGTTTCTTGGTTCACGCCGATGTTGCCGAAGAGTTCACCGCGAAGTTTGCTGCAGCGATGAAGGCGCTGAAGCCAGGTCGCGGCACCGAAGCCGACACCACGGTAGGCCCACTAGTTGAAGAGAAGGCTCGGGACGAGGTTCACGCCTTGGTGGAAGCCGCCGTCAGCGCTGGCGCAACCGCTATTACCGGTGGCGCACCAGTAGAAGGCCCAGGCTACTTCTACCAGCCAACCGTGCTGGCTAATGTTGCTAACGATGCCAAGATCCTGACCCAGGAAATCTTCGGCCCAGTGGCCCCAGTAACCACCTTCACCTCGGAAGAAGAAGCCATCAAGCTGGCTAACTCCACCGAGTACGGTTTGGCGTCCTACATCTACTCGCAGGATTTCAACCGCATGTTCCGCGTTTCGGAGCAGATTGAATTCGGCCTGGTCGGATTCAACGCCGGTGTCATCTCCAACGCTGCAGCACCATTTGGTGGCGTGAAGCAGTCCGGCCTGGGTCGTGAAGGCGGCGCCGAAGGTTTGGCTGAATACACCACCGTGCAGTACATCGGTATCGCGGATCCATACGCAGCCAAGAAGTAA
- a CDS encoding transglutaminaseTgpA domain-containing protein, with amino-acid sequence MPGFRTGMFPEGQRPSGDLLANNVDPLINLGRDLRSNGSDPFLTYYTTADQAPYLRTQVIRNLTGERWEPSEGLFHSDYYGDVAVNNNFSTFSSTEEVLQMTWPKGNRNPLLPLPDRSYLVNGIVGDWTWTHETSTARLSGDALSATNDVSVAYSQLNVTPQVVEYLNQLVEGQDTFIADDYTQLPQDPDNTLQSLLDETLQEAYKQGSSPRTDLEKAVALQDFFRSGNFVYSERTPLREGYDGANAEVVKAFLARRQGYCVHFASAMALLAREAGIPSRIAVGYAPGVATGESITTDSSEAASALTNSLETGTELKGYTVSGQQAHAWPELYLDGIGWVPFEPTPGRGYTPTYAPEPTRAVTEQESTAPEVPTTRSTPSSSESPSETPQATAGTQSSDDSTAIWLAQLIILLVIAGLCIAPWRRHRARQKRLEVIRAGNQESAQALWNELLSVGMDASVPCGVHESVGDYLVRLADDHPGLTKELSMLQRAIELSFYASHHVQEQDAPGLLDALHEVQNQLRRQLPLGRRILSFLFPKSVNSAPGDRRKVQQSTGK; translated from the coding sequence ATGCCCGGTTTCCGCACCGGAATGTTCCCCGAAGGCCAACGCCCTTCCGGGGACTTACTAGCCAACAATGTTGACCCACTAATCAATTTGGGCCGAGACCTTCGGTCCAATGGATCCGACCCGTTCTTGACCTATTACACGACGGCAGATCAGGCGCCTTACCTACGCACGCAGGTCATCAGGAACCTCACCGGTGAACGCTGGGAGCCGAGCGAAGGACTCTTTCATTCCGACTACTATGGCGACGTTGCGGTAAACAACAATTTCTCAACGTTCAGTAGCACCGAAGAAGTTCTGCAGATGACCTGGCCCAAAGGTAATAGAAATCCGCTGTTGCCCCTGCCTGACCGCAGTTACCTGGTCAACGGCATTGTCGGCGATTGGACGTGGACCCACGAAACCTCCACCGCCCGCCTCAGCGGCGACGCTCTAAGCGCAACGAATGACGTTTCAGTCGCCTACTCACAACTGAACGTCACCCCACAAGTCGTTGAATACCTTAATCAGCTGGTCGAAGGCCAAGATACTTTCATCGCTGATGATTACACCCAGCTTCCCCAAGATCCTGACAATACGTTGCAATCCCTGCTAGACGAAACTCTTCAGGAAGCTTACAAACAGGGCAGTTCCCCCAGAACTGATCTGGAAAAAGCAGTCGCCCTCCAAGATTTCTTCCGCTCAGGGAATTTCGTATACTCCGAACGCACTCCCCTTCGGGAAGGATACGACGGAGCCAACGCCGAAGTAGTCAAAGCCTTCCTTGCTCGCCGTCAGGGGTATTGCGTGCATTTCGCATCGGCTATGGCCTTACTAGCCCGTGAAGCCGGAATCCCATCACGTATTGCCGTGGGCTATGCCCCAGGTGTTGCCACCGGCGAATCCATCACGACTGACAGTTCTGAGGCGGCCAGTGCGCTGACCAACAGCCTTGAAACGGGAACCGAGCTCAAAGGCTATACCGTCAGTGGGCAGCAGGCTCATGCGTGGCCAGAGTTGTACTTGGACGGTATTGGCTGGGTTCCTTTCGAGCCAACTCCAGGGCGTGGCTACACGCCAACTTACGCGCCGGAACCTACACGAGCCGTCACTGAACAGGAAAGTACTGCACCTGAAGTACCCACTACGCGTAGCACCCCATCAAGTTCCGAATCGCCGTCCGAAACGCCACAAGCTACGGCGGGGACACAGAGTAGCGATGACAGTACCGCGATCTGGCTTGCCCAACTGATTATTCTGTTGGTCATTGCAGGATTATGTATCGCACCATGGCGCCGGCATCGGGCAAGACAAAAACGCTTAGAGGTGATCCGGGCAGGAAATCAGGAATCTGCGCAGGCGCTGTGGAACGAACTGCTCAGCGTCGGAATGGATGCTTCAGTTCCGTGTGGAGTCCACGAATCGGTGGGAGACTACCTTGTGCGACTGGCCGATGACCATCCTGGACTCACCAAAGAATTGAGTATGCTCCAACGAGCTATCGAGCTCAGTTTCTATGCCTCACACCATGTGCAAGAGCAGGATGCCCCAGGACTTTTGGACGCCTTACATGAGGTCCAAAATCAGCTTCGACGCCAGCTGCCGTTGGGCCGTCGAATCCTCAGTTTCCTTTTCCCTAAGTCCGTGAATTCGGCACCGGGTGACAGGAGAAAAGTTCAGCAGTCCACTGGTAAATAA
- a CDS encoding transglutaminaseTgpA domain-containing protein, producing MTTQITDTPTPQRADDQESRKMPQTPVIANLLPRVLAAVCLALAVLAGTASLTGVVEGFSWFPYLLLPVFTIHLLGALIRSVRVIRWLALPATVLAAIVAIANHDAMTANTYGFSATQWFFSALSEAGIQLATQVPPVASSIYVDFAVLVLAMCVSLIVELLATFRRTALLSIIVLSFAPIVASLFKQEGAGIGYLALLLIGILGFVALLPHIFKHNSRSSSWTDYR from the coding sequence ATGACTACGCAGATAACGGACACCCCAACACCACAACGCGCCGATGATCAAGAGAGTCGAAAGATGCCTCAGACTCCGGTGATAGCAAATCTCCTCCCACGGGTATTGGCCGCAGTGTGTCTGGCATTGGCCGTCTTGGCCGGGACTGCATCTCTTACCGGGGTCGTTGAGGGATTCTCATGGTTCCCCTACTTACTCCTACCGGTTTTTACCATTCATCTGCTCGGCGCTCTCATCCGAAGCGTTCGTGTCATTCGTTGGCTGGCGCTGCCTGCTACGGTTTTGGCCGCCATCGTTGCCATCGCTAACCACGATGCGATGACCGCAAATACCTATGGTTTCTCGGCTACACAATGGTTCTTCTCCGCTCTGTCAGAGGCGGGGATCCAATTAGCTACACAAGTTCCTCCGGTAGCCAGCTCCATTTACGTAGACTTCGCCGTTCTTGTCCTAGCGATGTGCGTCAGTCTCATCGTGGAACTCTTGGCTACTTTCCGCCGTACCGCCTTGTTATCCATCATTGTGTTGTCTTTCGCCCCGATAGTTGCTTCCTTATTCAAACAAGAGGGAGCGGGAATCGGTTACCTCGCGCTTCTGCTTATCGGGATCTTGGGTTTTGTGGCCTTGTTACCCCACATCTTCAAACACAACTCCAGGTCATCAAGTTGGACGGACTATCGCTGA
- a CDS encoding DUF58 domain-containing protein — MEKIPRFDSRNALSWVRSQSSSPAVLRRLRLELLTVRGWCTLGAGVLLVFLAHLLGRHELMALGISLIVLAVVSWFFTLSLRGRTRVQRRLLSTNPSVGEVCKVQLHCSEQAMIQEQLPESFGPGPVLDSPGDLEYELIFGTRGIHQLGPAQQVVSDSLGLVKGLVNTGETLDVPVRSELIDLHRFASLGEQLLTGDARHSRSTTADYYDVAIRDYQQGDSIRQVHWKASARQGKLMVRQENNVATAQALLILDTTFEHWCHSGVDLRLSIPGRNEDFPSSRRFETALCLASSIGSRYASSGYQLSFRDLSGTPLIEQHQQATSDVIAQSNFDLFHAATADLSLNNDGIDATSSELFSDQLHKELLAFRDEPVIMILGELTVGQARRLATLARTVRHAEIFLLVAHPERYDAVHQELAGTGWKVHLLSGSLGAEQMWGA; from the coding sequence ATGGAGAAGATTCCTCGTTTCGACTCGCGCAATGCTTTGTCGTGGGTTCGTTCTCAAAGCTCTAGCCCAGCAGTACTACGGCGCTTACGTCTTGAGCTACTGACCGTACGTGGATGGTGCACGCTGGGTGCCGGAGTCCTCCTAGTATTTTTGGCCCACCTTTTAGGCCGCCATGAACTCATGGCGTTGGGTATCAGCCTGATTGTCTTAGCGGTAGTCAGCTGGTTTTTCACCCTGAGCCTGCGTGGACGCACTAGAGTCCAGCGACGCTTACTCTCCACGAATCCCAGCGTCGGGGAAGTCTGTAAAGTTCAATTGCACTGTTCAGAACAGGCCATGATCCAAGAACAACTTCCAGAAAGTTTCGGGCCTGGCCCGGTCCTAGACTCTCCCGGCGATCTGGAATATGAGCTCATCTTTGGTACACGAGGAATTCACCAACTAGGACCTGCCCAACAGGTTGTCTCCGACTCTTTAGGACTGGTCAAGGGACTGGTCAACACCGGCGAAACTTTGGACGTCCCTGTCCGGTCCGAACTCATTGACCTGCACCGTTTCGCATCTCTTGGTGAGCAGTTACTCACCGGAGACGCCCGACATTCACGGAGCACTACCGCAGACTATTACGACGTCGCCATCCGCGACTACCAACAGGGTGACTCCATTCGGCAGGTCCATTGGAAAGCCAGCGCCCGTCAAGGCAAACTCATGGTCCGACAAGAAAACAACGTCGCCACGGCTCAAGCACTGCTGATCTTGGACACTACTTTTGAGCATTGGTGCCACAGCGGTGTTGATCTTAGGCTTTCCATCCCGGGCAGGAACGAAGACTTCCCGAGCAGTCGCCGCTTTGAAACTGCGCTGTGCCTAGCAAGCAGTATTGGTTCACGCTATGCCAGCAGCGGCTATCAGCTCTCGTTCCGTGATCTCAGTGGAACCCCACTGATTGAACAGCATCAGCAAGCGACATCAGATGTCATCGCCCAATCAAACTTCGATTTGTTCCATGCTGCCACTGCTGACTTATCCCTGAATAATGACGGGATTGATGCTACTTCCTCAGAGCTGTTCAGCGACCAACTGCATAAGGAGCTATTAGCGTTCCGCGACGAACCAGTCATCATGATCCTTGGAGAGCTCACCGTTGGCCAGGCGCGAAGGCTCGCTACTTTGGCTCGCACGGTACGTCATGCTGAGATCTTCCTACTTGTAGCACATCCGGAAAGATACGATGCGGTGCATCAAGAACTCGCCGGTACCGGGTGGAAAGTTCATTTGCTCTCTGGATCTCTCGGTGCGGAACAGATGTGGGGCGCATAA
- a CDS encoding AAA family ATPase, translated as MSANPTMPSLDSTFQSNCQRIFDAVQQVITGKPEAITNALTVLLAQGHLLLEDVPGVGKTMLAKSLAKSVNGSVHRIQFTPDLLPSDVTGVSVYSPQTHEFTFHPGPIFANIVIADEINRANAKTQSALLECMEETQVTVDSITHPLEQPFMVVATQNPVDSEGTFALPEAQRDRFMGRISLGYPQREAEISMITGHHHHEPLETLSPVLQLSDLQQMIEQVSSVTVTERLSSYVVDLGRASRNHPHIQLGASPRALIQWVRAAKARAAINGRDHVLPEDVRSVAQMVLNHRLILTRRAVADGVDTQDLIQELLASTPVS; from the coding sequence ATGAGTGCGAACCCGACGATGCCATCGCTGGATTCTACGTTCCAATCAAATTGCCAACGTATCTTTGACGCAGTACAGCAAGTCATCACGGGAAAACCCGAGGCCATCACTAATGCTCTTACGGTACTTCTAGCCCAAGGACACTTGCTGCTAGAAGATGTTCCGGGCGTCGGAAAGACCATGTTGGCCAAATCGTTGGCCAAGAGCGTGAATGGTTCGGTGCACCGCATCCAGTTCACGCCTGATTTGCTACCCAGTGATGTGACCGGCGTTTCTGTCTATTCGCCACAAACTCACGAGTTCACCTTTCATCCCGGCCCGATTTTCGCCAACATCGTCATTGCCGATGAAATCAACCGTGCCAACGCCAAAACACAATCTGCCTTGCTTGAGTGTATGGAAGAGACTCAGGTTACCGTTGATTCCATCACGCACCCTTTGGAACAACCGTTTATGGTCGTGGCTACCCAGAACCCAGTAGATTCCGAAGGAACCTTTGCTCTGCCCGAGGCGCAACGCGACCGTTTCATGGGACGTATCTCTTTGGGATACCCGCAGCGGGAGGCCGAAATATCGATGATCACCGGCCACCACCATCACGAGCCGCTGGAAACCCTATCCCCCGTTTTACAGCTGTCTGATCTGCAGCAGATGATCGAACAGGTCAGCTCGGTCACCGTCACCGAACGCTTGAGTTCCTATGTTGTGGATTTGGGGCGAGCTTCCAGAAACCATCCACACATCCAGCTCGGTGCTTCACCGCGCGCACTGATCCAGTGGGTTCGGGCTGCCAAAGCGCGCGCGGCCATTAATGGCCGGGACCACGTGCTGCCAGAAGACGTGCGCAGCGTGGCACAGATGGTGCTCAATCATCGTCTGATCCTCACTCGACGTGCTGTTGCCGATGGGGTGGATACCCAAGACCTCATTCAGGAGCTGCTCGCCAGCACACCGGTGAGCTAG